From the genome of Salvia splendens isolate huo1 chromosome 7, SspV2, whole genome shotgun sequence:
CGCATGTCACGCACAGCAAATCGCCCAAGAGGAGGGTATGCAGAGAAAGTTTCCACCACCATGGGTTTGGTCGGAACCATCTTAATCATACCAGCATCACCATTCTTCAGGAACTTGGGCTCCTTCTCCAGTTCCTTACCAGATCGCCTGTCAATCTTGGTCAAGATCTCAGCAAACTTCACTGCAATGTGAGAGGTGTGGCAATCGAGCACTGGGGCATATCCATTTCCAATCTGTCCCGGGTGGTTCATGATGATGACCTGGGAGGTGAAGTTGGCAGCTTCCTTGGCCGGATCATCCTTGGAGTTGGAGGCAACATACCCACGCTTCAAGTCCTTGACTGCAACGTTCTTCACGTTGAACCCCACATTGTCACCAGGAAGAGCCTCTTGCAAGGCCTCGTGGTGCATCTCAACTGACTTGACTTCAGTTGTCAAACCAGATGGGGCAAAGGTGACAACCATACCAGGCTTGATAACACCAGTCTCAACACGACCCACAGGCACGGTACCAATACCACCAATCTTGTAAACATCCTGAAGTGGGAGACGGAGAGGCTTGTCTGATGGTCTCTTGGGCTCCAGGATCTGGTCAAGTGCCTCAAGAAGGGTTGGGCCCTTGTACCAGTCAAGGTTGGTGGACCTCTCAATCATGTTATCTCCCTCAAACCCAGAAATAGGAACGAATGGGATTTTCTCGGGATTGTATCCAACCTTCTTGAGGTAGGAGGCAACTTCCTTAATGATTTCATCAAACCTAGCCTTGGAGTATTTAGGTGTGGTGGCATCCATCTGCATGATAATGGTAGCAATAAGTTAGACTGTGTAATGATAAGACGCTACAAAAATATTACAAGTTAATTAAATAGATTTACCTTGTTACAGCAGCAAATCATTTGTTTCACTCCAAGAGTGAAAGCAAGCAATGCATGCTCACGGGTCTGACCATCCTTGGAGATACCTGCCTCAAAACCACCAGTGGTGGAGTCAATGATGAGGACAGCACAGTCAGCCTGTGAGGTACCCGTAATCatgttcttgataaagtctcgATGTCTAGGGGCATCAATAACAGTACAGTAGTACTTGGTGGTCTCAAACTTCCACAAGGCAATATCAATGGTGATACCACGTTCGCGCTCAGCCTTGAGTTTGTCGAGCACCCACGCATACTTGAATGACCTCTTGTTCATCTCAGCAGCCTCCTTCTCGAACCTCTCAATCACACGCTTGTCAATACCACCAAGCTTGTAGATCAAGTGACCAGTGGTGGTCGACTTTCCAGAGTCGACGTGGCCAATGACCACAATGTTGATGTGAGTCTTCTCTTTACCCATTGTTGATTATTTTAATAAGAGCTGCAGTTAATTATAAATGAGATTAGTTTAGCATAAGAGATATTAACAACATAAACAAGTTAGCATAACATAATAGACTAATTCTACAAACATTTCCTGCATAATTCAGCGTATGAATattaacataaaattaaatggtaAAAATTGGCAATTCATGCTAAAAATGATAGCTCGGAACTTATTACTAAGGTTTGCAAAAGAGTATCGGAAAACCATAAATACATGAGTAATCGAAAAAATCGAAATAGATCTGAAATTCAAAAGCAGAAGATGTTGTCTGAAGATTCCAAAAGCAGAAGATATTACAAACAGCAAACGCCCAATGTTTTCTAAACCAGTTGCAAGTTAATAATAAATCGTCTTTAATAAGTATAGGGATGCACAAAAAAATAACGAAAACGCCAGCAAAAGAACCAGATCTTCTTCGAAAGCCACAATTCTAAGATTCAAAATAAActaagattttttttataaaaacatACATACTCATCAACAACATGCTGCATCGATGGTAAAACCGATACAAATCAAACATAAATATGCAAATCAACAAACGATACATAAAAGAAATGGGAAAAAATCTGACCACAAACACAGAGATGCACTAGAGAGAAAAAGGATCAGCTGAAACCCTAGCCGCAGGCAGTGTAACGTGAAGAAGTTCCTTCAAATGCTTGGGTTTATAATGGAAGCCAGGGTTTATGTCGAAGATTTATCGGTGTGTGTTTACAATTTTGGCCTCGGGGCATTTTTATAATCTTAGGATTTGTATATAAAGATGGTCCCGCCTGTAGGGGCAGTTCCGGAAATTAAATTCATGCTCTATCACTAAGTTTCATTTTATTCGAGGGATTGTTTGGTCAAAGTTCCCCTTTTGTCTTTTGgttaagggcacccgcaatggggcgcccgatggcacgccctatggcgtccatcgtcttcggcgcggacgatgcccccATTGTGGGTGTCCGCCATCGTCCGTCCCCTTCGTCCGCGGCCGatccatagggcgcgccctatggcgcggacgatggtctaTCGTCCGCTCCATCAGGCGacccattgcgggatcggcggacgatggtcgcggacgatgacacgGGTTTTTTTATGGTTATTTAAAcatcgtttctcattcacttgttcgtACGAACATCTCACCTCTCTCATTTcactcatctctcacatttctacctctctcaaATACCAAAATGAACAACGACGATGACGCCACTAGTTCTAGCTCCTCGGAGTCGGGTAGTTCGACCTCGTCCACCTCggaagccttagatgcagccgttgaagaggccatggcggaatgcttagcccAAATGTAGCGCGAtgcggcagcagcagcggcggcggagcagatccacaggcctattcgacgtcggaatTCTGTCCGACGCGACCGCGCTGCAGCTCACGAGCGTCTgattgcagactattttgccgatcaaccacggtggggagagactgttttccgccgtcggtttagaatgccgcgttacctttttctcagcattgtctgGACGTTGtcatcacgtgatgaatacttcacgtattGGGAAGACTgcatcggcagacccggcctttcaccgttgcaaaagtgtacgtctgcactccgtcagttggcctacggcaccacggcagacattttcgacgagtacctccacgtcggggagacaacaggccgggagtgcctgaagagattttgtaggggagttgtggaggcctacgacgacacatatttgcgcaagccgactgccgctgattgccagggcctaatgaagatgcacgagacggcacacgactttcctgggatgctagggagcatcgactgtatgcactggcagtggaagaattgtttgacgacgtggagaggccaattcacaagtggatacaagggcagccacccgacgatgatcctcgaaacCGTCGCtaaccatcggctctggatctggcatgcttacttcggcgtagccgggtcgaacaacgacattaacgtcctcaactcatccaccctcttcaccgagcaatgcaatggcaacggttcggccatcgagttcactgccaacatgCGCCAacaccacatggggtactacttggccgatggcatatacccacgaTGGCCtatttttctgaagacgatcagctgttcaattggtgagaagagggcgTTATTTGcccaaaagcaggagtcggcgcggaaggatgtcgagcgggcatttggtgtgctccaagcacggtgggcaattgtgaaagggccggctcgtctcTAGTTCAAGAAAGTAATCGTCGATGTCATGTacgcgtgcataatcatgcaccacatgatagtcgagcatgagggtgagagcatcaccgactggaacaatgatgacggtgcatctagctcgtccagcacggcgaccgagccccccgctagaggattaccgtcgggcttcaatgaggttctagctAGTCAGgtctcaatgcgcaaccaacaagaccatgttCAGCTcttgaacgacatgattgaagaagtgtgggcccgtaaccgccgtcgctgagtttgcgtatttttttaattcgtattgtaatgtattaatttctataaatgaaatgaagttttttcccaattttgtgtgttatttaaaatttctataaatgaaatgaaatgaaaattcatATGGTGCGCCTTAGgacgccccattgcaggtgggggtaggaggataaaactgatgacgtggcacgtcatagggcgcgccttagggtgccccattgctaatggcctAAGGAATACTTAGGGCATCAGCATTGGGGCACACCGCCATGTCAGCATTTTATTCCCCTACCCTTCAGTGGGGCGTCATataggttttactattgttttgttaattagtttaaacattttcaaatatataaatgcaaactaattaaaaaatacaatgattaactaaaaaatggcaaatactacattgattaaaaaaagttacacgagttagaaataaaaaaaaagttgaatactctacaaaagtcccaacttcagactattgggacttgagtaATCACCGAAATCCATTTTCTAGTGTAAATTGAGAGTGaaaatgcaaatgaaaatgttacaaatgaaggtggggtagggggtatttatataaatgaatttttcgaatttaaaaaaaaaaacaaaaacgcgttgcatcgtcaaCGCCATCGTCCgtgtcgcccacagtgggcggacgatgccctatcgtccgcgcttcctccgcggactatctgtcgggcgaggacgacgcatcgtccatcgtccgcgcactCACAGTgacggacgatggcacgcccgaggcatcgggcggcctatcgtctgttggaataaaataattaaacttgattTTGTAGTAGAACTATCTAGATATGATAAATATCTACATATTATCAAGAATTCTCTAGAATAGATATTATGTAGAATTCTCTAGAATTAGTAGGCATTAAAATAATCTAGATATTTTAGGAGAAAATTCTAgatatttagaatataaaaagaaTTAAGTAGAGAATTCTAGAATGAGTTGGGATGCCTATAAATAGGGGTGAGTTGTAACATTTTGTATAAGTCGAAAAAGTTGAGAGGTTGAGagaatttgagaaataaagagtgTTCCCTTGTTTTCCCACATCACCAATTTCTCCTAAAACATTTCCCACATATTCCACCCATTGTCCCCTCAAATATTTCCTCCAAACTAAAATACTTCTCCAATATATTTCCTATATTCCAACAAAGTGGTATTAGAGCCATAAGTTCCTACCTATAGCATGGCTAACTTTCCGTCGTTCCAAGTCCCCATGCTCAATAAGAGCAATTTCGATaattggagtattaagatgAAAGCGTTATTGGGAGCCCATGACGTTTGGGAGATCGTGGAGTGTGGCTATGAGGAGCCACAAGATGAGACCGCTCTATCCCAACAACAAAGGGATAGATTGCGAGATGCGAGAAAGAGAGACAAGAAGGCTCTCTATCTCATCTACCAAGCTCTAGGGGACGACGATTTCGAGAAGATCTCGAGTGCAAGCACCGCCAAAGAAGCGTGGAAGAAGCTCCAAATCTCGTGTATTGGAGCGGATCGAGTAAAGAAGGTACGTCTCCAAACTTTAAGAGGAGAATTTGAATCTTTGCATATGAAAGAGTCCGAATCAATTTCGGATTACTTTTCAAGAGTCTTGGCGGtgtcaaatcaaatgaaaagaaatggTGAAAAATTGGAGGATGTTAGAATTATGGAAAAAATATTGCGTTCTCTAACTCCTAATTTTGAGCATATAGTAGTTACAATTGAAGAAACAAAAGATTTAGAGGAAATGAGTATCGATCACTTATTGGGATCGCTACAAGCATATGAGgagaaacaaaagaagaaacagGAAATTGTGGAGCAACTTTTAAAGTTGCAAGTGAGCCCAAAGGAGAAGGAAGAAAGTTCGGGCAGTGGTGGTGGTCGACAAGGAAGAGGTCGCGGACAAAGACAAGAGCGCGGTCGTGGCCGAGGATATGCTCGTGGACGTGGACGAGGATATTTTTCGAACAATGAAGAAAGAAAGGAGTTCCCAAATAAGGGACGAGGAAGGAGTTCCCCACAGTCAAGGTACGATAAATCTTCAATAAAGTGTTACAATTGTCATAGATATGGGCACTATGCTTCCGAGTGCAGAGATGCAAAATCAAAAGTTGAAGAGAAGGCTAATTACGTGGAGAATacgaatgaagaaaatggttgtGTCCTTCTAGCTTATAAAGGAGAAGCTGGGAAAAAAGATGATACGTGGTACCTCGACACAGGAGCGAGCAATCATATGTGCGGGAACAGAAGCATGTTCGTGGAGCTTGATGAATCAGTAAGTGGTAACGTCtcctttggtgatgaatctAAAATTCCAGTTAAAGGGAAAGGCAAGATACTAATTCGTTTGAAGAATGGAGCTCATGATTTTATTTCTAACGTATATTACGTGCccaatatgaaaaataatattttgagtCTTGGACAACTCTTAGAGAAAGGTTATAATATTCATATGGAGGATTATAGCCTTTCAATAAGAGATGGCAAAAATAATTTGATCGCCCAAGTGCCAATGTCCAAGAATAGaatgtttttattaaatgtgCAAAATGATGTGGTGAAGTGTCTTCAAGCATGCTACAAAGATAAGTCTTGGTTGTGGCATCTTCGATTTGGGCACCTGAATTTTGGTAGCTTAAAATTGCTATCAAATAAAGAAATGGTACGAGGATTACCGCCCATCAAGCACCCCGATCAACTCTGTGAAGGATGCTTAGTTGGGAAGCACTTCAGAAAGCCATTCCCAAAGGAGTCAAGTTCGAGAGCTCAGAAACCATTGGAGTTAATCCATGCAGACGTGTGTGGACCCATCAAGCCAAGTTCCCTcggtaaaaataattatttcctaCTATTTAtcgatgatttttcaagaaagacGTGGGTATATTTCTTGAAGCAGAAATCAGAAGCATTTGATGCATTCAAGAGGTTCAAGGCTGCCGTAGAAAAGGAAAGCGTTCTAGAGATCAAAGGATTGAGGACTGATCGAGGTGGAGAATTCACATCCGGGGAGTTTCAAGAATTTTGTAAAGAAAGAGGAATTCGGCGGCAATTAACGGTTCCAAGATCCCCCCAGCAGAATGGAGTGGCCGAACAAAAGAACAGGACTATCGTTGAGATGACTCGGAGTATGCTAAAGACGAAGAATTTGCCCAAGGAGCTATGGGCAGAAGCAGTGGCGTGCGCTGTATGCCTGTCTAATCGGTCTCCAACTAGAAGTGTGTGGGGAATGACTCCTCAAGAAGCTTGGAACGGAAGAAAACCAGGGATCGCACACTTAAGAGTGTTCGGGAGCAAAGCCTATGCACACGTACCGGATCAAACGAGGAGTAAACTCGATGACAAAAGCAAGCCATTCATCTTCATCGGGTACGACTCTAACACTAAAGGCTATAAGCTATATGATCCAACTTTGCAGAAAACAATGATTAGCCGAGACGTGGAGTTCGATGAAGAAGGAGTATGGGATTTCGGCTCGGACAATGACACCACTTCCATACCTCCATTTGGAGATCCAAGAATAGACGAGCAAATAAGAAAGGAGCAACAAGAACAAACAACTCCACCTGCATCTCCTGCTACATCTGTTGGAGGCTCGCCGCCATCTTTCTTGAACGAAAGAGCCACACAACGCGCACGAAATTTGGCTGAAGTGTATGACGACACTGAAAGGTTAGAAGATCTTACCTTATTCTGCTTATTTGCTAATTGTGAACCAGTCAACTATAAAGAAGCTGCAGAAAGTAAAAATTGGCGAGTCGCAATGGATAAAGAGATTAAGGCTATAGAGAAGAATGATACGTGGGAGTTGGTGACACTACCAAAGGGACACAAGGCCATTGGAGTTAAGTGGGTATATAAAATTAAGAAGAATTCCAATGGTGAAGTTGAAAGATATAAAGCAAGACTCGTCGCAAAAGGATATAGCCAAAGAGCCGGAATCGACTATGATGAGGTATTTGCTCCCGTTGCTCGCCTAGAAACTATTAGACTAATACTCTCTCTTGCAGCTCAAAATAGATGGAAGATctatcaaatggatgtaaagtcGGCTTTCTTGAATGGATTCCTTGATAAAGAAGTCTACATCAAGCAACCTGATGGCTACGTGGTGAATGG
Proteins encoded in this window:
- the LOC121741669 gene encoding elongation factor 1-alpha-like, with translation MGKEKTHINIVVIGHVDSGKSTTTGHLIYKLGGIDKRVIERFEKEAAEMNKRSFKYAWVLDKLKAERERGITIDIALWKFETTKYYCTVIDAPRHRDFIKNMITGTSQADCAVLIIDSTTGGFEAGISKDGQTREHALLAFTLGVKQMICCCNKMDATTPKYSKARFDEIIKEVASYLKKVGYNPEKIPFVPISGFEGDNMIERSTNLDWYKGPTLLEALDQILEPKRPSDKPLRLPLQDVYKIGGIGTVPVGRVETGVIKPGMVVTFAPSGLTTEVKSVEMHHEALQEALPGDNVGFNVKNVAVKDLKRGYVASNSKDDPAKEAANFTSQVIIMNHPGQIGNGYAPVLDCHTSHIAVKFAEILTKIDRRSGKELEKEPKFLKNGDAGMIKMVPTKPMVVETFSAYPPLGRFAVRDMRQTVAVGVIKSVEKKDPTGAKVTKAAVKKGAK